The segment TGACCGTGAGGCGCCCAACGAGGTCAGCGAGAGCGAAGTCGATGACATCGATCGCGTAGGGAAATTCGAACAGAAGCGTAGAGCGCACCTTGTCGTTTCGCTGCGGCGTCCGGGCCGAGTTCCCGCTGGCGATCTGTTGTAGCGTCTGCGCAAGTTGCGCACCTTCCCCAGCCATCGCTGCTGGGTTTCGAAAGGCGCGATCGTCGCGTCCTACGTGTGAGTGCCCGCCCTTTTTGGCGTGAACGGCAGGTCAATTTTCCGCAAAGTCATGATGAGCCCGCTGGCGACAGCAGAAATGCCCGCCGCAATCCATAGGGCGAGATGATAGTTCTGAAACTGATCGAAGATCTTCCCAAACAAGGTGGGTCCGAATGCCAAGCCCAACGTGAACGCGATCATGAGAAAGCCGAGAATCCGTCCAAAATATCGAAGCCCGAAGGAACGTGAGGCAATATAAGCCAGCGCATCGACCTCCGCGCCGAGGCCGAAGCCAAGGAATGCGGCCGCAATCATCGCGTTTACGCTTGTAGCATTGGGTAGCAATAGCACGCTGAATGCCAATGCCGGCGCCAAGAAGACAAGCGCGGTCAGGCGCGGCGCAAATACCCTGTCGAGCAATAGTCCGAATGAAAGGCGGCCGATCATCATGGTCAGTCCGACGATCGTCATGACAAAGGAGGCTTGCTGTGCGGACACTCCTCTGTCCGTTAAGACGAGCGGTAGACTGGTGCTGCCGCCCCCGATTGCGATCGAGATCAGGAAGAACGCCGCGAACAACGTCCAGAAGGCGCGACCTGTCAGCGCCGACCGCACGGACAGCCCTGGCGTCTTGTCGTCGTGACCACTGGTCTTGCTTGTGAGTTGTGGTGGATCGCGCAGCAGAACGCAGGCGGCGAACGCTCCGATTGCGAAGACGATGAGCCCGAGGAAGGCATAGGCATTGCGCCAGCCGAACTGCGCAATCAGCGCAGAGCTCAGCGGCGGAAACAGCGCCGTGCCGAGACCGCTCATGGTCAGCATGAGTCCGAGCGCCAGACCGCGCCGCTTGTCGAACCAGCCCGACACGATTTGCGCATAGGGCAACGGTGTCAGTGCGAAGCCGCACGCGTTTGCGACCACAAGCAGGAGCGCGAACTGTCCCGGCGTCTTCGAGAACTGACCCAGCAGAAGCATGCCGACTATGAACAAGATCGACGACAACAGCGCGATGCGCCGGGTGCCGTAGGCATCGACAGCCCAACCAACCAGTGGCAGCGTGAGGGTGATCAATAGGTTTGCCGGCAGGCTGGCGGCTGCGATCGTGCCCCTGGTCCATCCCGTGTCGTCGCTGATCGCCTTGATGAATATGCCGCTGGTGTAATAGAGCACCGGTCCGAGATTGATGAACATTAGAAGACCGGCGCCGGCGACGACACCCCATGCGCGGTCGAACCGCAATGCAGGTGCTGGAACAGCAGAGTCGGATGGCAGCTTTTCAGCCATGTCCGTCATTGTCCTCCTCCTTTGTTCGTTCCGTTGCGTGGCAGCTTCACGCATGCCCGGTTGCGATTGCTGCGACCCTGCGATGATCGGCTGGAACGGATTTGCCGCGCCAGACGACGTGCAGGTCGGGTCGAACGAGGACCAGGTCGTGACCATAGACCTCGCGCGCGGGATCGCTGTCGATCTGACTGATGTCAAGCCGTGCGCCGATTTCCGCGAAGGATTGACGGAGCGCGGGCAAGTTCTTGTGATCTCGGCCAAGACTGACGAGTGTGAAGTCATTGCCGATGCGATCGTGCAGCGCCTGGCCGTCATCGAGCCAGATGTGAGGCAATCTCGAGCCCGGCCGTGTCGTCGGCTGGTAGCGATCGTCGATCAGCGTGGGCGGTGGCTCGTCGTCCGAGCAAATGAGAGGTGAACCGGCATAGCTGTAGCCGAGTTCGGTCCCGATCATGTCGTGGCTCAGTCGTTGGCCGATGCCCGCCAGCCGCGCGACCTCCGCGCGGTTCGCCTCGCCCTCGGGCGTGTCGCTGTCGATCTCCGGGCGGCAGGCCGCGCGCCACGCGCCGACCCCGGCCGCAGCCCGACCGGAAACGTCACGGTTGTGCAGCCCGACCGGACGGCGTTCCAGTTCGTAGGATCGGAGCAAATTCGGTCCGCCCCAGCCGGCGAGCGTTCCAGCAAGCTTCCACGACAGGTCGATCGCATCCCCGACGCCTGTGTTCATCCCGAGGCCGCCGGTCGGAATCACGAGATGAACGGCGTCTCCGGCGAGAAATACCCGTCGATCCGCATAGCGCTCGGCGACCAGCAGATTTTGATGCCACAAGGCGACGTTCAGGATGTCGAAGGGAACAGTGATCCGGAAGACGTCCCGCAGCAGAGCGTCCGGCGCGGGATCGTCGACCGAGCCCGTATTCGCCATGAAGTGCTTCAGATCGTCCTGGACGACGAGCATGCCGGACGGGAAATGATAGTGGCGGCCGGGCCCGAACGGCAGGTGCGCGAACAGAGTCTCGCTGCGAAAGAAGATCTGGCGTTGTTGCGAGATGCGGCCCCGCCCTTCCAGCTTGATGCCCAATTGCTTGCGGACGGTGCTGCTGCCGCCGTCGCAACCGACCAGGTACCGTGTCCTGATCGTAGTCGTCTTGCCATCCGCAGATTTGACTTCGGCATCGACGCCGGTTTCGTCTTGTGAGTAGCTGATCATCTCACATCCAAAGCGGACGTCCGCTTTCGGCAGCCTTTCAACGACCGATTTCAGCAACGGCTCGAGCGTGTATTGCGAGATCAGTTGGTAGGGTTCGAGCGGCAGCGTGCCATCGTTGCAGCGCCTACCGGCTTCCTGCATGGCAACGACCGATGGATAGGAAAGCTGAAGCAGCTTCTTGCCGCCCAGATGCGTTGCGATGAAAACGTCCATCGGAATGTCCCGGAACCGGCTTGCGGATCGGATCCGGTCCGCCAGTCCGAGGCGGCGATAGAATTCCATGGTTCGCGCGTTGCAGCGTTCCATCTTCGGATGTTGCCGGCACGTCTCGTTCCGTTCGATCAGCACGACAGACACGCCGCGCCTGGCGAGATCGATGGCGAGGGTCTGCCCGACCGGGCCGGCGCCGACGACCAGAACGTCGGCCTCGAAGGTGCTTGCGCCGTCTCGCAGGGCAGCACGCATCAGTTCACATTCCTTCTATTGAGGACGAACCGATCCCAACAAGGCCGCAGCATTCGCCTCGAATGAAACGTCCTCGAGCGTGGAAGCCGCAAATGCTCCCGGTTCAGGCTGACGAATGACGAAGGGATAGTCGGAGCCGACGACGAGGCGGTCAGATCCGACCTGATCGGCCAGGAAACGGAGCGAGTCGGGGGCGTAGACAATAGTGTCGTACCAGAACTTCCTCAGCGTTTCGGACGGCGCCTGCGTGATCGCCTTGCTCCAGGGCGCGGCCATCTTCCAGGCAAACTCGATCCTAGGGGCGATCCACGGAAAGGCGCCTCCGCCATGGCTCAACAGGATGTTGAGCCGCGGAAACTTCTCGAGCACGCCACCTGCCAGTAGCGAAGTCGCCGCCAGCGCGGTCTCGAGCGGAAACACCGCCGCCGCCGCAAGCTCCTTGGGGCCACCAATGCGTTCAAGTCCGGCAGGATGCAGCGGATGAACGAAGACAAGAAGACCAAGCTTTTCGGCGCGCGCGTAAAACGGCAGCAGCTTTGGATCGCCAAGTGGAACGCCGTCGATATGCGTCCCGATCTCCACCCCGTGGAGACCCTGTCTTTGGATGTCATCGAGCCGCTTGGTTGCAAGCTCGACATTCTGCATTGGCACCATCCCGATGCCTTGAAACTTGGCCGGGGCGCGAGCGATCATCTCAACGATGTGATCGTTCATGATCCGCGCAAGATGATCGGCGAGTTCTGCGGGCAGCCAATGGGACAGCAGTTCAGGCATAGGCGAGAGGACCTGAAGGTCGGTGCCGTCCGCTGCCATATCGCTCATTCGCCGCTCGACGTCCCACGAGCGTGCATCAATTTCGCGAAAGGGCTTGCCGTCGATCATGAGCGCCGCCTGGCCGGCCTCGTGCATCTCCAGCGTCGGCCAGAGACGATGGCGCGCGGGCAGATCTGCCAAGGAATTCGGCACGACGTGCGTATGGATATCGATGACGGCCAACCGGAAATCCTCCCCAGGATTCGGCAGAGTCCTACTACAAGGAATATCGAGATAAAATAGAAAAGATAACCTTTATCGATTTTATGTATTCGGCTAAGATAAGCCTGAGGTGTGGAGACAAGGA is part of the Bradyrhizobium commune genome and harbors:
- a CDS encoding MFS transporter — protein: MTDMAEKLPSDSAVPAPALRFDRAWGVVAGAGLLMFINLGPVLYYTSGIFIKAISDDTGWTRGTIAAASLPANLLITLTLPLVGWAVDAYGTRRIALLSSILFIVGMLLLGQFSKTPGQFALLLVVANACGFALTPLPYAQIVSGWFDKRRGLALGLMLTMSGLGTALFPPLSSALIAQFGWRNAYAFLGLIVFAIGAFAACVLLRDPPQLTSKTSGHDDKTPGLSVRSALTGRAFWTLFAAFFLISIAIGGGSTSLPLVLTDRGVSAQQASFVMTIVGLTMMIGRLSFGLLLDRVFAPRLTALVFLAPALAFSVLLLPNATSVNAMIAAAFLGFGLGAEVDALAYIASRSFGLRYFGRILGFLMIAFTLGLAFGPTLFGKIFDQFQNYHLALWIAAGISAVASGLIMTLRKIDLPFTPKRAGTHT
- a CDS encoding FAD-dependent oxidoreductase, giving the protein MRAALRDGASTFEADVLVVGAGPVGQTLAIDLARRGVSVVLIERNETCRQHPKMERCNARTMEFYRRLGLADRIRSASRFRDIPMDVFIATHLGGKKLLQLSYPSVVAMQEAGRRCNDGTLPLEPYQLISQYTLEPLLKSVVERLPKADVRFGCEMISYSQDETGVDAEVKSADGKTTTIRTRYLVGCDGGSSTVRKQLGIKLEGRGRISQQRQIFFRSETLFAHLPFGPGRHYHFPSGMLVVQDDLKHFMANTGSVDDPAPDALLRDVFRITVPFDILNVALWHQNLLVAERYADRRVFLAGDAVHLVIPTGGLGMNTGVGDAIDLSWKLAGTLAGWGGPNLLRSYELERRPVGLHNRDVSGRAAAGVGAWRAACRPEIDSDTPEGEANRAEVARLAGIGQRLSHDMIGTELGYSYAGSPLICSDDEPPPTLIDDRYQPTTRPGSRLPHIWLDDGQALHDRIGNDFTLVSLGRDHKNLPALRQSFAEIGARLDISQIDSDPAREVYGHDLVLVRPDLHVVWRGKSVPADHRRVAAIATGHA
- a CDS encoding amidohydrolase family protein, with translation MAVIDIHTHVVPNSLADLPARHRLWPTLEMHEAGQAALMIDGKPFREIDARSWDVERRMSDMAADGTDLQVLSPMPELLSHWLPAELADHLARIMNDHIVEMIARAPAKFQGIGMVPMQNVELATKRLDDIQRQGLHGVEIGTHIDGVPLGDPKLLPFYARAEKLGLLVFVHPLHPAGLERIGGPKELAAAAVFPLETALAATSLLAGGVLEKFPRLNILLSHGGGAFPWIAPRIEFAWKMAAPWSKAITQAPSETLRKFWYDTIVYAPDSLRFLADQVGSDRLVVGSDYPFVIRQPEPGAFAASTLEDVSFEANAAALLGSVRPQ